The following DNA comes from Hordeum vulgare subsp. vulgare chromosome 3H, MorexV3_pseudomolecules_assembly, whole genome shotgun sequence.
actcgATGGTAGCTCTGCcgagtcatacaactaaggggtaTGAGGTGATGTGTTGGGCTCAGGACGTTGATCACGTTGATCGAGTCATCGATGATGAGCGGGGACAACCGGGACCAAGTGGGGGTCACTAGTGGATCGCTAACcagcctatactaagcatataggATACAAGTAGAGTATGACTTCAGTTTACAaaatcaggctatgcatcagaataggagctatctacaacagtagcaaaaactaatgcaagcatgagcgaGTAAGAATGGGCCAtctggaatgatcaagggggttttgcttgcctggttgctctgCTGCAAAAGGCTGGACGTTAGTGGTGTATTCGTACCCGGTAGCATCATcgttctcggggtctaccggagagaagagggggaacaaacaataaatataaagtaGACAAATGCATCCCGATGCATGGCATGATAACATGAAGTGCTAGGGGTGACCTAACGCAGTACTACACGTTACACACGGAGTGGGAAAATATGTGTGGATATTCCCGAGGTCTTAGGCTTTTATCGGACAGATGAATCGGAGGGGAAAGTTCCATGTTAATCATGTTAGAGGCATGTGACATATGAATCAATTGCATATTTGGATTCATTagatttttctgatcaacttatatatatatatattatttttatgtgacttatagattattttatatgatttttcaaagtctaAACAATATTCTAACATTACTGAAATTatattaattcaaaaaatagttTATTGCCACAGCATGACATCAGAGTGATGTGAGCACTCAACCTAGCCTGTCCAGGTCAAACGTGACGGTCGGGTCCCACCTGTTACACTAAGTGGGCTAAAGAGAGTTTAAATTAAACCAAACCAATTAGTTAGGGGGTTGGACCCATGTCTGTGAGTAATAAACTTAACttaattaatttatttattttaattagACAGCTAGGGGTGGCCACCACCACTCAGTGATGGGCTTCCCAGTCAGCAGTTGACCACTGTTAACTGGTCAACAAgggggccttgggcccactggcaGTGACCCAGGGGGTGGCCCTAGGCCGACCAGGCCAATGGGCGGCGGCGGAGTAACTCCAGCGAACCACACACGCGGCGGAGGCTCATTTCGCATGCGGGCAGGTGCATTCGAATGTGCGCAGAGCCTCATGTCGAACGACACCGATGGCTCGTCTGGGGACGATCGAAACCGACGCTGGGGACGAGCAGAGGTGGAGGTGCATTCAAGAGCTTGTCGAGGAGGGGACTCGAGGAGGGGATGTGAGCGTGTGCGTTTGACTCCTACGAGCTCCAGGAACTTGATGCGGGGCTCGGGCACAAGCtacgaccgggggggggggcttgccGACGGGAACGCGTTCGGGCGACGGCGGGCGAGCTAGCTATGGAGCGTGGGAGAGCAAACGACGAGGGGTAGGAGGAGCGGGGAGCTCATCGCGACTTACATGTGTTCTCAGATGGGCTTGAGGGAGGCTCAGGGCGGCGAATTCGTCGGTGGAGCTCCGGCATGtttgaggaggaagaagggccgaGGATGGCGCTGCAGGGCCCCGGGCTCGAGCTTGTGGCCGGAAAGGAAGCAACGAATGGCGGTGGTGCTTCTAGCACAGTCTCAGTCAACGAGGAGGGCGGAGACCGTGCGAACGACGGTGCCATAGTGATGGCGGCTCGGGTATGCGCGGGGAAGGAGGCAGGCGACACGAGTTAGGAGTGGGGGCGCTAGGGTTAGGGTTGGCATCTAGGGGGTCTTGTAGCCCCGACCAAAAATCATTTGCAAAATTATGACACAAGGTCCATAATTCATCTTGCAATTTATGTCACATCCACCAAAAGTTTGGGGCCCAGTTGGAAGTGTGGGAATTGTCATAATTCAaaaaggtatttattttattttttggccTTTGTTATAATTATTTTAAGGCATCAAAATACTTGATAAAATGTTGGTTCATATTTTATAATTACTAGGTGAATATTTGCAATCcaaccatgattttagttttcatgtttgaCAAAATATTTAATTCACttattatttgaattttgaatttgacAAGGAATTCAAAATGAGATATGATTCTAAGGTTGATCAAGCACTGTTTAGCAAAAGAATTTTGCTTAATCTTGGTCATCATTGTAGTTTAATTACAatgatcattgtagcttaatcCAGGGTGTCAAAGAGGACCTTAGGTGTAATTTAGTCCTAATGAAGCCTAGTACTACTCCATAAAAAATTTGAGCCCCAAAACCCTAGGACTAGACAGCTAGGTCCGGTTTAACTCCTCAAAACAAATTAAAAATGGAGTTAAAGACTTTGAAGGAATCAGATAGAGACTATCTAAGTTAAAGTCCTGTAAGGAATCAGCTAGAGACTATCTGATTTAAGGTCTTCTTAAGGAAGAGAAAAGTGTGCTTGTTGTCTTTTAACTCTTGTCCGAGTCTAAATTTGGTCTCTCAATTTCAAAACCGAACAACTCATACCCTCAACTATTGAAACCGGACAAAATTCGTCCCTAGTCTTGATCTTAGCCGGTTTTGGTGCTGACTCACCCCGGATTTTACCCTTGCTGACCAAAATTCACGTAGTTTTTCCAAATCCCTGAacttttcttgaaattcatgtactttttcatatccatttacttTTATTTGATGTATTTTTCTGCAAAACCGAATTGGCATACTTTTATTCAGTTCTCGTAGTTATTTaagttcatgatttttttttcaaaaatactaAACGGATTTGGAAAAAGTACACTGATTTGAAAAAATACATGAATTTAATATGGGGAACGCTACGCGTCCGTCGGATGATTTAAAAAAATATCCGTCACCTAGCTAGCCGTCGGATGTCGATCTAACGCCCCGCATCCCCGCCGCATGGTCAGTAGTTATTTCTTGAAACGACGCTCAAGTTgcggaaactttcgctttgttgcaagaaataaactttaGATCCGTTAATTTCTGAAAAAACGTTCttgtttcagaaacaatttgcttgttgcagaattttttttcttcgtctttctgtAACCTAGCTATTTTTACGGAAGATTTTTTTGCAACAACGGTTgagtttcaggaatttttgcaacGAAAGTCACATTGCAGCCGGGATCCATGCTCAACAGAGAGTCGGGCGCGCGAGCAGGGACGCATCTCCAACGAGGCAGAGAAGCTCCCCGGCggcgggagctcgccggcgtccGCGCCGCACACCTCCTCGTTCCCCGTgcgaggtggggatccggcgagCTGGCGTGgaccgacgacggcggcggcggttcgtCGGACTCCGGCAGGCTCGTCCCCGGTAGCAGAGGAGCCACGACGAGGAATCTGGAGTGCTCCAGCTTCAGTTCCCGTTCCTGAAACAACGCTTCAGTTTCTGAAACAACGAGCCAGTTTTGGGAAATGGTTCGTGATCGAGGCAAGATCTAACGGACGAGCGGGCGGCGGATGGATCAACCGGATCAGCCGGTGGGATGTAATCTTTTCCCATTTAATATATACGCAAACTTGAAAAGAAGTACGTGAATTTGGAAAAGATACATGAATTTGAGTCAGCTCAGCGCATGGCGTGCGCAGATCGTAGTGCACATACCAAAAGTACTATCGATGATTTGCTTACAGTTTCAACGAAATTCAGAGTCAATCTCACCACTTCTTCGGGGTGCTAGCCAGTGAGCCAAAATAGCTAAGGGACTCACTAAACTAAACGTAGCttacggacggagggagtagtactaaaaatacgtaaatatttgcaaaaatgtaAAGAAATCttgcgtgaatatatgcaaagaaaatgatgacggtcTTCTTCTACTCCTGAATATATCTGAATGAAATAGTCTGCATTACAACTTCAACGAAACTCAGAGTCGACCACACCACTTCTTCGCGGGGTGCTAGCCAGTGAGCCTAAAACAGCTAAGGGACCCACTAAACTAAACGCGGCTCTGCACTGCAGTAGTACCAAGAATACGAAAATACATTCCCTAAAAACAATCTACGGTAAGAAAATATATGCAAAAGGAAAAACgtgcgtgaatatatgcaaagaaaATGATGGCGATCTTCTTCTACTCTCGAAGGACGTTCTGGAACAGCCCGCGGATGTACTGCGGCATGAAGTCGTGCCGCGTCAGGATCCCCAGCACCGGCGGCCTCTGCAATGCGCACACGCACACGCCCACGCACACGCACACGCGAGATTTGTTACATTGCTTGATCCCTTGCGAGGAtggtaaaaatggcagcaagcaatGTATGGAGTTGGTTAGTGAGCTCTTACCCCGGGTGTCCTCGGCACGACGCACATGTGGCGAAGGCCGAGGTCGCGGAAGAGCACGGCGGCCTTGGCCAGCGACATGTTCTCCACGACGGTGTAGGGCGACCGGTTGGTGATCGGGTGGAGGTCCACGTACATGTCCATCTCCTCCTCGGTGAGTCTCAGCTCGCTCACCTCCATCGCCCTCCCCGACGACCCCACCTTGGCGAAGTCGAAGGGCTTGAGCTTGCGGAACACCTCGGCGGCGCCGGTCTTCACGCGGGCCCTGGTGAAGGTCCTGCCCTTGAGAAGCACGATCAGGTGGGAGCGCAGCACCAGGCCGCACAGCTCCGGCGCCGGCGCGAACGGCTCGTCCTCGATCACCGGGAACCCGTTGTGGCCTGTGCGCCGCAGCGTGTTCACCACGGTGCCCACGCGCTCCACGCTGGAGAAGGTGATCACCGGCCCGGACAGCACGTCGCTGGCCACCAGGCTTCGCATGCACGCGTCTGCGTGCACCTCCAGGAAGGGTAGACCCTTCATGCGCACGATCTGCTCGTACACACCCTTGTTGAAGCAGTCCGCCACCGTCTTGGATACGAGCAGGACCAGCATGATGAGCGGCAGCAGCAGGAGGTCGTTGGTTAGCTCCAGCAGGATCACGCACACCGACACCGTCATCCGCATGGTTCCGCCAAGGAAGGAGGCCGCGCCGACGATCGCAAAGAGGCCTGTGTCGAGGCCCGAGCCGAAGAGCTTGCCCACCAGGCGGCCGAAGGTGGCACCCGAGAGGATGACGGGGATGAAGAGGCCCGACGGCACGGCCACGCCATAGGTGATCAAGCCAAGGGTGTATACGCCGATGAAGAAAGTGAGTAGAGTGGACACACCAAACTCGTTGTCCGTGCCGCCGCTGAAGAGGTTGCGGATGGCATCGTCGTTGGTGTTGAAGAAGAGAGAGGCCAGCGCGTTGTAGTGCCCCGCTGGGCACCAGAACTTCTTGTAGTTGCCGGACCGGCCAATGGTCGGGCACTTGCCGGGGGCGAGCTCGGGCGGGCACGGGACGCACGGAGACAGCGACGACAGGCCGAAAGAGCAGCACGAGGTGACAAGTGAGATGAACACCGTCATAAGGATCTTGTACGGCGCACCCTTGCTGCAAATTCAAATTATTCAGTGATCCAACATTCTGAAGCTCTCTAAGAAATGCTTGCTTTCATATCAAGGATGAAAATTACTCATTGATGACGCCGTATCTGCGGAGGATCAGGTCGACAAAGTGGTTGAAGAGAGCTCCGAGTAGCCCGCCGAGGATGCCGAGGAGTATGACTGCGGCGATGTCAGTGCCGGTGTAAGAAGTCACCCGTGAACTGACATCAAACATGATCAGACCGCCTTCGCCAAACAGACCACAGTTGCCGCTGCGGCAGTACTCTATCAACGACCGCAACACTATCGCCGACATTGCCGTTGTGGAGAATGTCCTCCACAGAAGCGCACTCCGCCACCTGAAAGATGACAATGACAATAGGGTTTCTGTTATGAAAGCAGTAATGGGAGGGGAGTTGCCTGGTTTGAAAAGAAAGAAAATCACGGTAGATTTCATTCCGCCGTTCGAAGTGATCATATTGCCAGCACCAAAAGACCACGAAAGGAGTGATTCCATGCGACAGTGAAATTGCACTTTCCCAAGGAATAAAACTAGTAGCAGTTCTATGCGTACTGTAGCATTTCCGGCAAAATCAGGACTGGAAATACAACACGCAGAGTTTTAGTAGCAGCAAAACGTTACCAAGATGTTGCTTCCTCCAGCGCAAAGAGGACGCCGCCGACAGGGGCGCGAAACGCCGCAGTGACGCCGGCTGCAGCACCGCAGGTGATGAGATCCCTTCGATCCAAGTCATTCTTGAAGTACCTGATCCAGTTCCAAGTGAGGCCATACTTGCGCGACCCCCCTTGGCCGAGCATGGCGGCAACGCAGGCACCAGTGTGCACCATAGGCCCTTCTTTGCCCAGCACAAAACCGGCAGACACCCCCAATATGGAGCCAATAATCTGCAGGTCCCAAAGTCACTAATTTAATCCTGTCCAATGTGCATGGAAACATCCATTGCCACTGAGTTAGAAAGTAGACGGACCTTCACTAAGAGGGTGCTGGGCGCTAGGATGGAGTGGGCGTCGACGCCGTTCAGATAGGCCTTCACCTCCGGTATGCCGGAGCCGGCTGCCGCGGGGGCTAAGTAGGCGCAAATCGCAGCTGCGGACCCCGCGAGGACCGCGTTGCAGGCCATGTATAGCAGGAACGCATGCAGGTTCCTGAAACCACAGAGAAAGAGATGATAGGGTTTTGAACTTTTGATTGCCCGTGCATTGTTTGGGAGATGGCAATGGTGGTGTACGTACGTGTGTGGTGATGGCTGGCTAGGTTAGGTATACCTGTTTTGCAGCATGAGGTTGCTGGTCAGGAGCAGCTTGTAGCCGGCGATGTTCTCGACGGCGATGTTGTTGAAGAATCCCACGAGGCCGACGACCGATCCCACGAGGAGCGCCATGAGCCATTTGAGGACCTGGTACTGGAAGACCTGGATCCTCCCCCTCGATCTCCAGTCCTGCTTGTACAGGTCGTTCTCCACGATCCTGAGATCGATCGCAGATTAGTACTGAAGATCGCGGTGGATCGATCGGATAGAAGAAGTTAGTACATACAGGGATTAGGGACACGTACTCGTAGTCGAGGCTCTCGATAGGGCAGACGTTGGCGCCGACGACGGCCATCTGGGACGTGGTGTTGGAGCCGCGCTGCCGCAGCAGCGGCCGCTCCAGCCCGCCGGCCGCATCCTCGAGGTCGCCCCACTTGACCGACCTCGCCGACGTCGGCGCCGTTGCCGAcatcggcgtcggcgtcggcgtccgGGGAGACTCGGGTACGGGTACGGCCAACGCTTTCTCCGTTTTAGCCATGGCCATGGATCTGTTTTCCCGAGTCTAATATAATCTCATCTGATTAAACGCGCGGCGCGTTCTCCGATCGTCCGTGTCGAACCTGCAAAACGTAAACACGAGCACGGTTTGGATCGAAAGGGGGTAAATAAACGACCTGTCAAAATAAAGGTTTCGTTTTAGAAGAAAGAAAGAGTCCCCTGTAATGTGATCCTATTCTAACCGCCTAATGGATAAGACTAATACAAATACGACAGTACTATCTCTTCATGCTAAACAAGCATCCGTGGATTGCGCGGACTCTTACGACAACGAACAGATTAACCGGATCGGATCTTCAGGGCAAAGACCAGCACCTGTGAATCTCTTGGGGATCACGCGGTGCTGCGATGGTGCTGCCGCCTCACGGCGATCATCGTCGCCGCCACGGGGTTCTATGCCGAGAGAGACGCCAGCTGAGCACCCTCGACTGCACCGACCTGACTGCTGTCGGGGACGGATCAGAGAGGAACGCGGGAAGCAGGACGCAACTGTGTGGCGATCGGTTTTATTGTCCCGCCGCTATTTCGTTGCGCCGAGGGAGGAGGCCAAGTATATAGAAGGCGACTAATGCGGCTGTCGGGTCAGATCAGCTTGATCCGCTTTGCACGGCATGCATGCGGGGGCTTTGTTTGATCGCGGCTATGGTTTCACAGCATATACGCACGATGCACCCACCCTGCGGGAGTGCGGACAGGCGATCACGTCCGTTTCTGACCGCAGTCGCCCACCTAAACCACTCCTTCCTGGCTCGCGCGTCTTCCGGCGCCAACTACCCGCATTCATGCTGTTGTAGGGCGTCTCGCTCTACATTGAACACGCCTCAAGTCAGGCGCGACAATTCATTGCCTCCGTTATTGAAGCGGCACGCCAGACGAGGACGTCGCCTGAACgcgttgtcggtgtcaaaaccaacGGATCCCGTATAGGGGGTCCCGAACCGTGGACCTTGAATCGATGAGTTGCAGAAGACAAAGGGGACAATGTTTACCCagattcgggccctcttgaggaggtaaaacttaTGCCCTGctcgattatattgatggagtatgaGGATTACACAGTTGATCTacatcgagatcgtatgagctaaaccctagatgaatcaacttgTCTCCGCGGATAAaaacccctggtttatatagacaccaggggtccctagggttacatacaactgaTCTCAGCCAGGGGTAAACATGCCAATCTAGCCTCAACAACTTGGATGACACGCCAGCCTTTAGAACTTTCCTACTTGTTCACGAGATTAAAATTTAGTCCGGTCTTCAACAATGTGGCCCATTAGGTCGGCCCATGAACAACAGTTCGACCACCTGAACTCCTTAATCCCGGAGTCCCTCACGCGTCTTTGGTGTCCATGCCTGTTCAATGCCGAAGACGCGTGACTGCACTGAATGGGACGGATATCCACCATGCCCTTCAATGTCCTGTCCTTCCTTATGCCGCCATTAAGCATGCTCATAGGTCGAGAAACCCACTCCAACACCCCGCATTAACGTCTGGCCTCACCAGAATCCGCTATTTAAAGGAGGCCACTGTTGGGGGCCGAAGcaaggaaaacaaaacaaaacaaaaatctatGAACACCCAAGATATATCTATGGAGATGCATAGGAACGGAAGGGGAGAGTGTGTCTACATACCCTCATAGA
Coding sequences within:
- the LOC123440444 gene encoding chloride channel protein CLC-c-like, translating into MAKTEKALAVPVPESPRTPTPTPMSATAPTSARSVKWGDLEDAAGGLERPLLRQRGSNTTSQMAVVGANVCPIESLDYEIVENDLYKQDWRSRGRIQVFQYQVLKWLMALLVGSVVGLVGFFNNIAVENIAGYKLLLTSNLMLQNRNLHAFLLYMACNAVLAGSAAAICAYLAPAAAGSGIPEVKAYLNGVDAHSILAPSTLLVKIIGSILGVSAGFVLGKEGPMVHTGACVAAMLGQGGSRKYGLTWNWIRYFKNDLDRRDLITCGAAAGVTAAFRAPVGGVLFALEEATSWWRSALLWRTFSTTAMSAIVLRSLIEYCRSGNCGLFGEGGLIMFDVSSRVTSYTGTDIAAVILLGILGGLLGALFNHFVDLILRRYGVINDKGAPYKILMTVFISLVTSCCSFGLSSLSPCVPCPPELAPGKCPTIGRSGNYKKFWCPAGHYNALASLFFNTNDDAIRNLFSGGTDNEFGVSTLLTFFIGVYTLGLITYGVAVPSGLFIPVILSGATFGRLVGKLFGSGLDTGLFAIVGAASFLGGTMRMTVSVCVILLELTNDLLLLPLIMLVLLVSKTVADCFNKGVYEQIVRMKGLPFLEVHADACMRSLVASDVLSGPVITFSSVERVGTVVNTLRRTGHNGFPVIEDEPFAPAPELCGLVLRSHLIVLLKGRTFTRARVKTGAAEVFRKLKPFDFAKVGSSGRAMEVSELRLTEEEMDMYVDLHPITNRSPYTVVENMSLAKAAVLFRDLGLRHMCVVPRTPGRPPVLGILTRHDFMPQYIRGLFQNVLRE